The proteins below come from a single Acaryochloris sp. CCMEE 5410 genomic window:
- a CDS encoding RDD family protein translates to MAENIPNNAEGSAYGQGFTNSHRIHSALTAGNIVTVAIQLFREKSDDYITTSLQSYLWLFLIGLGASLCAGFGVVIGQTIGLSNWAELGILALLFTLPLLAFGRGRKTAIGGVISQLIFNKLVSRSESKEDIQKRLFPRVWRFFRGEVLFWLALVGLYFGLAFILGLILRGFFSSIRDQDFVDFFSLPEQDFSSALLTLITIIVLVLLFYLGLFLFFSYFIARLWLFDVVIAFEDVSARDAIRRSWQLTRGQGWQSLAIVMICGLLLVPPFSVSMFLSIFSIFAILFITIAAFPIYQAIKAVIYYDLRSRNEGLTFDLDITATNPQNHLRRVILQTPESIELDLALGGIGSRALAWAIDQLLLWVGIMLFWYFGSILYLTILVPILNNASVAFEQGELDQWIEAIATFLTFALSTCYFIAFETLWRGQTPGKRIAKIRVVRDTGRPVGLRESSIRSLLSSIDVFFFFIGVIRIAVTSSEKRLGDLVAGTLVVQDQRQGADETQQPFDVSPGISQLAAELVANPQLKAITPDQFLTLRDFLGYRSQLASRMRSQITTKLADQIRNLLGQNNQPLALGLDDLELVEATYLACQQANQS, encoded by the coding sequence ATGGCTGAGAATATACCGAACAATGCTGAAGGATCTGCCTATGGGCAGGGATTCACGAACAGTCATCGCATCCATTCTGCTCTGACGGCTGGAAATATCGTAACCGTCGCAATTCAACTTTTTCGTGAAAAAAGTGATGATTACATTACAACCAGCTTGCAATCCTATCTCTGGCTGTTTCTAATAGGGTTGGGCGCATCTTTATGCGCAGGCTTTGGGGTTGTGATTGGCCAAACGATTGGGTTGTCTAATTGGGCCGAACTGGGGATCTTGGCGCTGCTATTTACTCTACCATTGTTGGCCTTTGGTCGAGGGCGGAAGACGGCCATCGGCGGTGTAATCTCCCAGCTTATTTTCAATAAACTTGTTAGCCGCAGTGAATCGAAGGAAGATATTCAAAAACGGCTCTTTCCGCGCGTATGGCGGTTCTTCCGAGGAGAAGTGTTGTTCTGGTTGGCCCTGGTCGGACTATATTTTGGCTTGGCATTTATTCTGGGTTTAATCCTGAGAGGCTTTTTCTCGTCTATCCGCGACCAAGATTTTGTTGATTTCTTTTCGTTGCCTGAGCAAGATTTTTCTTCTGCTCTGCTGACTCTGATTACGATCATTGTTCTGGTTTTATTGTTCTATCTAGGACTGTTCTTATTCTTTAGCTACTTTATTGCTCGATTGTGGTTATTTGATGTTGTTATTGCGTTTGAAGATGTCTCGGCTCGAGACGCGATTCGACGGAGCTGGCAACTGACCCGAGGGCAGGGGTGGCAATCTCTAGCCATTGTCATGATTTGTGGGTTGCTATTAGTCCCTCCCTTCTCGGTGAGTATGTTTTTGTCTATTTTTAGTATTTTTGCAATTTTATTTATTACGATTGCGGCTTTCCCGATTTATCAAGCGATCAAAGCTGTCATTTATTATGATTTACGCAGTCGTAACGAGGGGCTAACGTTTGATCTTGATATCACGGCCACCAATCCGCAAAACCATTTACGACGGGTTATTTTGCAAACGCCAGAAAGTATCGAACTCGATTTAGCACTCGGTGGCATTGGGAGTCGAGCCCTTGCCTGGGCCATTGATCAGCTACTGCTGTGGGTTGGTATCATGCTGTTTTGGTATTTTGGTTCGATTCTTTATCTCACTATCCTCGTTCCCATTCTGAATAATGCGAGTGTGGCCTTCGAACAAGGTGAACTCGATCAGTGGATCGAAGCAATTGCCACATTTTTGACATTTGCCTTATCCACCTGCTATTTCATCGCCTTTGAAACCCTGTGGCGAGGTCAAACGCCAGGTAAAAGAATCGCTAAAATCCGAGTGGTTCGAGATACAGGACGGCCGGTGGGGCTTAGGGAAAGCAGTATTCGCAGTTTGCTCAGCAGTATTGATGTGTTTTTCTTCTTTATCGGGGTCATCCGGATTGCGGTCACCTCATCAGAAAAACGTTTAGGTGATTTGGTGGCTGGCACATTAGTCGTTCAGGATCAGCGGCAGGGGGCTGATGAGACTCAACAACCTTTTGATGTGTCGCCCGGCATATCTCAGCTGGCTGCAGAGTTGGTGGCAAATCCTCAGCTCAAAGCCATAACGCCAGATCAATTTCTGACGTTGCGAGATTTTCTGGGATATCGATCGCAGCTTGCATCACGGATGCGATCGCAAATCACCACCAAACTCGCCGACCAAATTCGGAACCTTCTGGGGCAAAACAACCAGCCCCTCGCATTAGGCTTAGATGATCTGGAATTAGTCGAAGCAACCTACTTGGCCTGTCAACAAGCCAACCAGTCCTAG
- a CDS encoding S1 RNA-binding domain-containing protein: protein MSFSADDFAKALSQHDYSFEVGQTVQGKTVNYDSDGAYIDIGGKATAFLPSQEASLRKQFSLEEIVPLDEEREFLIIKGQDANGQVTLSIRRLELKHLWTKLLELQSQSQSVQVTITGVNKGGVTADVEGLRGFIPRSHLLDRDNLEGQIGSQLTVTFLEVDPERKKLVLSNRMAEQSSRIGELEIGQLVSGTVSDLKPFGAFIKLDGLTGLLHIKEVSQNFVPNLSSVLKIGEPIKAIVLDLDPGRGRVSLSTKVLENRPGEIVDSLEQVMAEAEIRANRYLEKMRQQ from the coding sequence TTGTCATTCTCAGCCGACGATTTTGCTAAAGCACTGTCCCAACATGATTATTCTTTTGAAGTGGGACAAACAGTGCAGGGAAAAACTGTTAATTACGACAGTGATGGTGCCTATATCGATATCGGGGGTAAAGCCACAGCTTTTCTCCCTAGCCAAGAAGCCTCTCTTCGTAAACAATTCTCTCTGGAAGAAATAGTTCCTTTAGATGAAGAGCGTGAGTTTTTGATCATTAAAGGTCAGGATGCCAATGGTCAAGTAACGTTGTCGATTCGCCGTTTGGAATTGAAGCATCTTTGGACAAAATTATTAGAGTTGCAATCTCAAAGCCAAAGCGTTCAGGTTACCATTACAGGGGTTAATAAAGGTGGCGTAACGGCTGATGTTGAAGGCTTGCGGGGATTTATCCCTCGGTCTCATCTGTTAGACCGTGATAATTTGGAGGGACAAATTGGCAGTCAGTTGACGGTCACCTTTTTGGAAGTCGATCCCGAGCGCAAAAAGCTGGTGTTGTCGAATCGGATGGCTGAACAATCCAGCCGTATTGGTGAATTGGAAATCGGGCAATTGGTCAGTGGTACCGTCTCTGACCTCAAGCCTTTTGGCGCTTTTATTAAATTAGATGGATTGACTGGATTACTGCATATCAAAGAAGTGAGCCAAAACTTTGTCCCTAATCTCAGTTCAGTCCTAAAGATTGGAGAACCCATCAAAGCGATTGTGCTGGATCTAGACCCTGGACGGGGGCGAGTGTCCTTGTCAACCAAAGTGTTGGAGAATCGCCCAGGAGAAATTGTAGATAGCCTGGAGCAGGTGATGGCAGAGGCCGAGATTCGAGCGAATCGCTATCTAGAAAAAATGCGTCAGCAATAA
- a CDS encoding fasciclin domain-containing protein — MKTKCLSIVSLFLLATTTSIGSASAQTSGSEAPAELSPAIMKILCKNFPLNSRCTGEAAPAAAEDAVEETAPEAAEETAPEAAEETAPEGEMDSEAPEGEMDSEAPSSEVEDSSDAASTDGTIVEVASANDSFKTLVAAIKAAELAETLSGEGPFTVFAPTEEAFAALPAGTVDTLLKPENKDKLVKILTYHVVPAKAVSTDLESGDVSTVAGAPVKVTVESGAVTVNNANVVQADVMGSNGVIHVIDKVLLPPDL; from the coding sequence ATGAAAACTAAATGTCTATCCATCGTTAGCTTATTTCTATTAGCTACCACCACCAGTATTGGTAGTGCCTCCGCTCAAACTAGTGGCTCTGAAGCCCCTGCTGAACTAAGCCCAGCAATTATGAAAATTCTCTGTAAGAATTTTCCTCTTAACTCTCGGTGTACAGGCGAGGCTGCTCCTGCTGCCGCTGAAGATGCTGTTGAGGAGACTGCTCCTGAGGCCGCTGAGGAGACTGCTCCTGAGGCCGCTGAGGAGACTGCTCCTGAGGGAGAAATGGATTCCGAGGCTCCTGAGGGAGAAATGGATTCTGAGGCTCCTAGCTCAGAAGTCGAAGACTCTTCCGATGCTGCCTCAACAGATGGAACCATTGTTGAAGTTGCGAGTGCGAATGACTCCTTTAAAACCTTAGTCGCAGCTATCAAAGCTGCAGAATTAGCAGAAACCCTATCAGGCGAAGGACCCTTTACCGTCTTTGCGCCTACAGAAGAAGCCTTTGCGGCTCTACCTGCTGGCACAGTGGATACTCTACTCAAGCCTGAGAACAAAGATAAATTGGTTAAAATTCTGACTTATCATGTTGTACCGGCAAAAGCAGTCTCGACCGATTTAGAGTCTGGAGATGTGTCAACCGTTGCAGGTGCACCCGTAAAAGTCACCGTCGAATCCGGCGCAGTCACAGTTAACAACGCTAATGTTGTTCAGGCTGATGTGATGGGAAGCAATGGTGTGATTCATGTGATTGATAAGGTTTTGCTCCCTCCCGATCTCTAA
- a CDS encoding sulfotransferase, with protein sequence MQILVTGLHRSGTSATARLLATMTHLQLLDDPQWAIFHPSMAKAYRQVSEYHQELTQADIVKCPRMGECLDCILADFPQTQIIYLVRDPRDVYCSIAEAQKSSDPTVTTMADNQRFGPHESLWHGVSLAFCTYAQQALQAINGAPERLTLINYVEIYQTPQQTLQGLCQHLGLPIRTSDIASVAMQQLGPTRNKRQSDLSIKGVHRWQQELDPADAASIFELCGDDFRTLLAHCRSFT encoded by the coding sequence GTGCAAATTTTAGTGACGGGGCTCCATCGTTCAGGAACTAGCGCCACGGCCAGGCTGCTAGCGACCATGACCCATCTTCAACTGTTGGACGATCCGCAATGGGCGATTTTTCATCCAAGCATGGCGAAGGCCTATCGGCAGGTTAGCGAATATCATCAAGAGCTGACCCAAGCCGACATCGTTAAATGTCCCCGAATGGGAGAATGCTTAGATTGCATTTTGGCAGACTTCCCTCAAACCCAAATTATCTATTTAGTCCGCGATCCCAGGGATGTCTATTGCTCTATTGCCGAAGCCCAAAAATCCTCCGATCCAACGGTGACCACGATGGCGGATAATCAACGCTTTGGTCCCCATGAGTCTCTCTGGCACGGAGTCTCTTTAGCTTTTTGCACCTATGCTCAACAAGCACTTCAGGCCATCAATGGTGCTCCAGAGCGTCTGACTCTAATTAACTATGTTGAGATCTACCAAACGCCTCAGCAAACCTTGCAAGGGCTTTGCCAACATCTGGGTCTACCAATCCGCACATCTGATATCGCCTCTGTTGCAATGCAACAATTAGGACCGACGCGGAATAAGCGCCAGAGTGATTTATCCATCAAAGGCGTACATCGATGGCAACAAGAACTCGACCCTGCAGATGCTGCCAGCATTTTTGAACTGTGTGGTGATGACTTTAGAACCTTACTTGCCCATTGCCGATCTTTTACCTAA
- a CDS encoding DUF1995 family protein — translation MVFPDSLETSISQAVEATKAAIADHKTLLQVEIAIPELKPLPVAQQYLSQLPNLGENVKVFFSDTGAAALARHQWKDISYELRGIEELIDPVQPENDAFVFIAPTPVEVGKVEQICSQAGDRVCILLNPKLEDVSIVGIGMAGRTLRERFLNNIESCYSFLPLERGAVIRSYPSEWQIWWAEGEEDEHQILATEENRPSGERISQLLASLTATEEIRKPGLLDNMQQFWKALTQ, via the coding sequence ATGGTCTTTCCCGATTCTTTGGAAACGTCAATATCCCAAGCCGTTGAGGCAACAAAGGCTGCGATCGCAGATCACAAAACCCTGCTTCAGGTTGAAATTGCCATCCCCGAACTCAAGCCTTTGCCCGTCGCCCAGCAATATCTTAGCCAACTGCCAAACCTAGGTGAGAACGTTAAAGTCTTTTTCTCTGATACGGGGGCAGCGGCCTTAGCCCGTCATCAATGGAAAGATATTTCCTACGAGTTGCGAGGGATTGAAGAATTAATAGACCCCGTACAGCCTGAAAATGATGCCTTTGTTTTTATTGCCCCTACTCCAGTAGAAGTGGGTAAGGTAGAGCAAATTTGTAGCCAGGCGGGTGATCGCGTCTGTATTTTGCTGAATCCCAAGCTAGAAGATGTTTCCATTGTCGGGATTGGCATGGCTGGTCGGACCCTGCGAGAGCGATTTCTCAACAATATTGAATCTTGTTATTCTTTTCTGCCCTTAGAACGGGGAGCCGTGATTCGGTCTTACCCCAGCGAGTGGCAGATTTGGTGGGCCGAGGGGGAAGAAGATGAGCATCAGATTCTGGCCACAGAAGAAAACCGTCCTTCAGGCGAACGGATCAGTCAGCTTTTGGCGTCATTGACGGCAACGGAAGAGATCCGTAAACCCGGTCTATTGGACAATATGCAGCAATTTTGGAAAGCCCTTACCCAGTAA
- a CDS encoding acetylornithine transaminase: MSPTELAQDPSAVSAQSFNAATFDQDVMTTYGRFPIALERGQGCRVWDTEGREYLDFVAGIATCTLGHAHPALVAAVTAQIQTLHHVSNLYYIPPQGDLAHWLNQHSCADRAFFCNSGAEANEGAIKLARKYAHTVLNIEQPIILTADASFHGRTLATITATAQPKYQKNFDPLVPGFEYVPFNDLAALKDKIATLDHDQRRVAAILLEPLQGEGGVRPGQMEYFQGVRQICDQTGILLILDEVQVGIGRTGKLWGYQNLGIKPDVFTLAKGLAGGIPIGAMLSKEFCSVLQPGDHASTFGGNPFACAAALAVLDTLESEHLLDNSAQRGEQLRAGLHMLKSQYPRLIAEVRGWGLINGLVLKDDIELTSIEVIKAAMEIGLLLVPAGPKVVRFVPPLVVSEAEVAKALQTVRQVLAEKG, translated from the coding sequence GTGAGCCCTACTGAACTTGCTCAAGATCCGTCTGCGGTGTCCGCTCAATCCTTTAATGCCGCCACCTTTGATCAGGATGTAATGACCACTTATGGTCGTTTTCCCATCGCCCTAGAGCGAGGACAAGGCTGTCGCGTCTGGGACACAGAAGGACGCGAATATCTAGATTTTGTCGCCGGGATTGCCACCTGCACCTTGGGCCACGCCCACCCCGCTCTAGTAGCAGCAGTTACGGCCCAAATCCAAACTCTCCACCATGTCTCTAATCTGTATTACATTCCCCCACAGGGTGATCTCGCCCATTGGCTGAACCAGCACTCCTGCGCCGATCGCGCCTTTTTCTGTAATTCAGGGGCGGAGGCCAACGAAGGGGCCATCAAACTAGCCCGAAAGTATGCCCATACGGTTCTAAATATAGAACAGCCGATCATCTTGACGGCGGATGCGAGCTTTCATGGCCGGACCCTAGCCACCATAACTGCCACAGCACAACCGAAGTATCAAAAGAATTTTGATCCGCTGGTGCCTGGGTTTGAGTATGTGCCATTTAATGACTTAGCTGCCCTCAAGGATAAAATCGCCACCCTCGATCACGACCAACGCCGAGTTGCAGCTATTCTTCTGGAACCTTTGCAGGGGGAAGGAGGGGTGCGCCCCGGACAGATGGAATATTTCCAGGGGGTACGCCAAATCTGCGATCAGACTGGAATCTTGCTGATTCTGGATGAGGTACAGGTTGGAATTGGCCGAACCGGAAAACTCTGGGGATATCAGAATCTAGGGATTAAACCGGATGTGTTTACCTTGGCAAAAGGGTTGGCAGGGGGCATCCCGATTGGGGCCATGCTCAGCAAAGAATTTTGCAGTGTTTTACAACCAGGCGATCATGCCAGCACCTTTGGGGGAAATCCCTTTGCCTGTGCAGCGGCCTTAGCCGTTCTCGATACGTTGGAATCTGAACATCTACTAGACAATTCCGCCCAGCGAGGGGAACAGTTACGGGCAGGACTGCATATGCTGAAGTCCCAATATCCACGCCTGATCGCTGAAGTTCGAGGATGGGGGCTGATTAATGGCCTAGTTCTTAAGGATGACATTGAACTTACTTCGATAGAGGTGATCAAAGCCGCTATGGAAATAGGTTTACTACTTGTTCCGGCTGGCCCCAAGGTTGTCCGCTTTGTGCCACCTTTAGTTGTGAGTGAGGCAGAAGTGGCTAAAGCCCTGCAAACCGTCCGGCAAGTTTTGGCTGAAAAGGGTTAA
- a CDS encoding IS630 family transposase has protein sequence MPRKLYLEPHFSPDELKSHYRASQDPVESRRWHLLWLVSEQTTLTQAAQVVGLNYDYAREIVREYNHNGAHGLRNRRKDKRPHQSRSLLTQDQCAQLLTRLQTPPADGGLWNGPKVAQVIAQMTGVDKVWPQRGWDYLKRLEQSLQCPRPHHRKGEPEAQAAFKKLPKYKAELERRYPNAQVEVWSFDEHRLGLKPIIRKIWAPVGQRPIAEVDHRYEWTYLYGFVHPATGNTEWFILPRVNGEWFNQALQSFAQQVGAGKHKQILLVLDGAGWHTCKNLVVPKGIHLKVLPPYSPELQPAERLWRLADEPLANRCFETLDELEDVLEQRCRTLMTMQSDIQALTHYHWWPA, from the coding sequence ATGCCAAGAAAACTATATCTCGAACCCCATTTTTCGCCTGACGAGCTGAAGTCTCATTATCGAGCCAGCCAAGACCCAGTAGAATCGCGCCGCTGGCATCTGCTGTGGCTCGTCAGTGAGCAAACAACGCTAACTCAAGCAGCCCAAGTGGTCGGTCTCAACTACGATTACGCTCGAGAAATCGTCAGGGAGTATAACCACAATGGCGCCCATGGGTTACGCAACCGACGCAAAGATAAGCGACCTCATCAATCTCGCAGTCTTCTGACTCAAGACCAATGTGCACAATTGTTGACTCGTCTACAAACCCCACCCGCCGACGGTGGTCTATGGAACGGCCCCAAAGTAGCCCAGGTCATCGCTCAGATGACAGGAGTCGATAAGGTTTGGCCCCAACGCGGTTGGGACTATCTCAAGCGATTGGAGCAGTCCCTGCAATGCCCACGTCCTCACCACCGTAAAGGTGAACCAGAGGCCCAAGCCGCTTTTAAAAAACTGCCTAAGTACAAAGCAGAATTGGAGCGACGCTACCCTAATGCTCAGGTCGAAGTTTGGTCCTTTGATGAACATCGTTTAGGCCTTAAACCCATTATTCGAAAGATTTGGGCGCCTGTGGGTCAGCGTCCAATTGCTGAGGTGGACCATCGCTATGAATGGACCTATCTGTATGGATTCGTTCATCCCGCAACTGGCAATACCGAATGGTTCATTCTGCCTCGGGTCAATGGAGAATGGTTTAATCAAGCCCTACAAAGCTTTGCTCAGCAAGTTGGAGCGGGAAAGCACAAACAGATTCTTCTCGTTCTCGATGGAGCCGGATGGCATACCTGTAAAAATCTGGTGGTACCTAAAGGCATTCATCTGAAGGTTTTACCCCCCTATTCTCCAGAGCTACAGCCCGCTGAACGGTTGTGGCGGCTAGCGGATGAACCACTGGCCAATCGATGCTTTGAGACCCTGGATGAGTTGGAAGATGTGCTCGAGCAGCGCTGTCGAACTTTAATGACAATGCAATCAGACATTCAAGCTCTCACTCACTACCATTGGTGGCCAGCTTGA
- a CDS encoding thermonuclease family protein yields the protein MFLGTTIEATVVRVVDGDTIRVLLPYLDQEKSLRLLNLETEESNSGSNKIITPWGQQAKERAERFFQPQDLVTLEYPGTEPAEICHRRYQDNYGRPLLLIHKQGVDYQEVMIREGYSPYFNKYGNAAFSEYHQRYQQAERDAQQANLGVWDQLAVNGEKIHNYAALGIWWGLRAEIIDGFRQYKAHQPDLLNSRLDFEEIVARAQHQEKVVVFTELRSLRRITATSARIEIGSVKQPFSLYLPNTESPGGKAVVNLLNNRYFSTENAPKRSYAYVAGQLRMFNKNPQITIKSTSQIMDEPTLSAITPLRKVNKLASA from the coding sequence ATGTTTCTGGGAACCACTATAGAAGCAACTGTTGTCCGGGTAGTTGATGGCGATACCATTCGAGTTCTGCTGCCCTATTTGGACCAAGAGAAGTCCCTGCGACTACTTAACCTAGAAACAGAAGAATCGAATTCAGGCAGCAATAAGATCATTACCCCCTGGGGCCAACAGGCTAAAGAGCGGGCCGAGCGGTTTTTTCAGCCTCAGGATCTGGTGACTTTGGAATATCCTGGCACGGAACCCGCTGAGATTTGTCATCGCCGTTATCAAGATAATTATGGGCGTCCGCTGTTGCTGATTCATAAACAGGGGGTGGATTATCAAGAAGTGATGATTCGCGAAGGTTACAGCCCCTATTTCAATAAATATGGCAATGCTGCATTTTCTGAGTACCATCAGCGGTATCAACAGGCGGAACGGGATGCCCAACAGGCCAATTTGGGGGTGTGGGACCAATTAGCGGTAAATGGCGAAAAAATCCATAATTATGCCGCTTTAGGGATTTGGTGGGGCCTCAGGGCCGAAATTATCGATGGGTTTCGTCAATATAAAGCTCACCAGCCAGACTTGCTCAACTCCCGATTAGACTTTGAAGAGATTGTGGCGAGAGCCCAACATCAGGAGAAGGTTGTGGTGTTTACGGAGTTGCGATCGCTCCGTCGTATCACCGCCACGAGTGCCCGAATCGAGATTGGCTCGGTCAAACAGCCCTTCAGTTTATATCTCCCGAATACGGAATCTCCGGGCGGTAAAGCAGTCGTGAATCTACTCAATAATCGATACTTTAGTACTGAGAATGCACCTAAACGGAGTTATGCCTACGTGGCCGGACAACTGCGCATGTTTAATAAAAATCCCCAAATCACTATAAAATCAACGTCTCAGATTATGGATGAACCTACACTTTCTGCCATAACACCCTTGAGAAAAGTGAATAAGTTAGCCTCCGCCTAG
- a CDS encoding Hsp20/alpha crystallin family protein produces the protein MMIRYWNPIEEADAIRHQLDRLFDGMLDTDTSTVNWSPAIEVWDQGNALVLKAFLPGVKADDLDIQVTRKSVSLSGQRHAEDLPEGAKRLYTDIRYGQFQRATKLPVEVQNTKVDASFEQGLLTLTLPKVEAEQHKVVKVNLTGESPAIDAADNA, from the coding sequence ATGATGATTCGTTACTGGAATCCGATTGAAGAAGCAGATGCGATCCGTCATCAACTCGATCGCCTCTTCGACGGCATGTTGGATACGGACACGTCCACCGTCAATTGGTCCCCTGCGATTGAAGTCTGGGACCAAGGCAATGCCCTGGTTCTCAAAGCCTTCTTGCCAGGGGTTAAGGCGGACGATTTGGACATTCAGGTGACTCGAAAGTCCGTTTCCCTATCGGGTCAGCGCCATGCCGAGGACCTGCCAGAAGGTGCCAAGCGCCTCTACACCGACATCCGTTATGGACAGTTCCAACGGGCTACCAAGCTTCCGGTGGAAGTGCAAAACACCAAAGTAGATGCGTCCTTTGAGCAAGGTCTGCTCACTCTCACCCTGCCTAAGGTTGAAGCCGAACAACACAAAGTGGTGAAGGTTAACCTGACGGGTGAGTCACCTGCTATCGATGCGGCTGACAACGCCTAA
- a CDS encoding type 1 glutamine amidotransferase domain-containing protein: protein MIVSNSATSTTGKPVGIWAAELIHPYDVFKAAGCQVTIASSQGGPVELDPLSDPRDSSGFSSLDILSARYLTQSTFADQLSNTPAIADLNTHDYDAIFVCGGQGTLYTFPEDQALTDLFVSFYQDEKPSATLCRGACLLLNATLDNGEPLIQGKMITGFSKKEEQWMDQNVGPMMVPFVLEEEAKKRGAKFVASSAFTPFAMQDGNLITGQQRNSGFQTAGLVLKALDLDFDEYSH from the coding sequence ATGATCGTTTCCAACTCTGCGACCAGCACCACCGGCAAACCCGTGGGGATTTGGGCTGCTGAACTGATTCATCCTTACGATGTGTTCAAAGCTGCTGGCTGTCAGGTGACCATCGCCAGTTCCCAGGGTGGCCCAGTTGAACTTGACCCCCTGAGTGACCCCCGTGATTCATCGGGATTCTCATCGTTAGATATCCTCTCAGCAAGATACCTAACGCAATCGACGTTTGCGGATCAGTTATCGAATACCCCTGCGATCGCAGATCTCAATACGCACGACTATGATGCCATCTTTGTTTGTGGTGGTCAGGGAACCCTCTACACTTTCCCGGAAGACCAGGCTTTAACCGATTTATTTGTCAGCTTTTACCAAGACGAGAAACCGAGCGCGACCCTCTGTCGAGGCGCTTGCTTACTCCTGAATGCCACCTTAGATAATGGCGAACCATTGATTCAAGGCAAAATGATCACGGGATTCTCCAAGAAAGAAGAGCAGTGGATGGATCAAAACGTTGGCCCGATGATGGTTCCTTTTGTTCTGGAAGAGGAAGCTAAGAAACGTGGTGCAAAATTTGTGGCGAGTTCTGCCTTCACACCATTTGCGATGCAAGATGGAAACTTGATTACTGGCCAGCAAAGAAATTCTGGTTTCCAAACGGCGGGGTTAGTCTTGAAGGCGCTGGATTTAGATTTTGATGAGTATTCACACTAA